A stretch of Ipomoea triloba cultivar NCNSP0323 chromosome 13, ASM357664v1 DNA encodes these proteins:
- the LOC116002735 gene encoding probable WRKY transcription factor 32, translating to MDDTGEASKPSLQLQNTCADIGGGGDGGDEPSGATTGTETSEEAQVGGSDSEETLDTVDSPSIQLDKSASRPDSLATSSSHVLSEVPIEYSLHPSEFLKEIKDEVGISNQKASTVQAQRRNQLQSADDPSVLELSPTSVTQSISSIPSPTPGERRLSPLENRNGACIQEVDNQNSSNSKALSLVPVLKIQAPDGYNWRKYGQKQVKSPQGSRSYYRCTYSDCCAKKIECSDHTNRVTEIVYRSPHNHEPPRKVNTPKVNKLAISSMPRSQDSKVARLNSNADETVPSTSKKHVKETIPISETKQQDFSGLDDNAETNVKREDCDEPTQKKRLKKCSSSPESLPKPGKKAKLVVHAGGDVGISSDGYRWRKYGQKMVKGNPHPRNYYRCTSAGCPVRKHIERAVDNTTAVIITYKGVHDHGMPVPKKRYGQPSAPLVAATASASMTDSQTKKSEPTTQWSVDKEGALTGETLEHEGEKTVESAKTLLSIGFEIKPC from the exons ATGGATGACACAGGAGAAGCGTCTAAGCCATCTCTGCAGCTCCAAAATACATGCGCCGACATCGGCGGCGGAGGTGACGGTGGTGATGAGCCTAGTGGAGCGACGACTGGAACTGAGACTTCAGAAGAAGCTCAAGTTGGAGGTTCTGACTCCGAAGAAACCCTAGATACGGTGGACTCGCCTTCCATACAGTTGGATAAGAGTGCTAGCCGACCGGATTCCCTTGCTACCTCCTCCTCGCACGTGCTCTCTG AAGTTCCAATCGAGTATAGCTTGCACCCGTCCGAATTCCTGAAGGAAATCAAG GATGAGGTTGGCATTTCTAACCAGAAAGCCTCAACTGTTCAAGCTCAAAGGCGGAACCAACTGCAGTCTGCTGATGATCCATCTGTGTTGGAATTATCTCCAACTTCTGTTACACAGTCCATTTCATCCATTCCCAGCCCAACTCCAGGAGAGCGAAGATTGTCTCCATTAGAGAACAGAAATGGCGCATGCATCCAAGAAGTAGATAACCAGAATTCTTCCAACTCCAAAGCGTTATCTCTTGTTCCTGTCTTAAAGATACAAGCACCTGATGGGTACAATTGGCGGAAATATGGTCAAAAGCAAGTGAAGAGTCCTCAAGGTTCTCGGAGCTATTACAGATGCACATATTCTGACTGCTGTGCAAAAAAGATTGAGTGTTCTGACCACACTAACCGTGTTACTGAGATTGTTTATAGAAGTCCTCACAATCACGAGCCACCCCGAAAAGTAAATACCCCTAAAGTAAACAAGCTTGCAATCTCATCTATGCCTCGTAGTCAGGATAGCAAAGTAGCTCGCCTAAATAGTAATGCTGATGAGACAGTGCCATCCACTTCAAAGAAACATGTTAAAGAAACAATACCAATATCAGAGACAAAGCAGCAGGATTTCTCTGGATTGGATGACAATGCTGAAACTAATGTTAAACGGGAGGATTGTGATGAACCTACACAGAAGAAAAG ATTGAAGAAATGTTCCTCAAGTCCTGAGTCTCTTCCTAAACCTGGCAAGAAAGCAAAATTGGTTGTTCACGCTGGTGGTGATGTGGGAATCTCCAGTGATGGCTATAGGTGGCGCAAGTATGGACAAAAAATGGTGAAGGGTAATCCCCATCCCAG GAACTATTATCGGTGCACTTCGGCTGGATGTCCTGTTCGGAAGCACATTGAGAGGGCTGTAGACAACACGACTGCTGTCATTATAACCTATAAGGGGGTTCATGATCATGGCATGCCAGTACCTAAGAAACGTTATGGCCAACCTAGTGCTCCCCTAGTTGCCGCGACTGCCTCCGCTTCCATGACTGATTCGCAGACTAAGAAATCTGAACCAACCACCCAGTGGTCAGTAGACAAAGAAGGTGCATTAACAGGCGAGACATTGGAGCATGAAGGAGAGAAAACCGTGGAATCAGCTAAAACTCTATTGAGTATTGGATTCGAAATCAAGCCTTGTTGA